One Manihot esculenta cultivar AM560-2 chromosome 6, M.esculenta_v8, whole genome shotgun sequence DNA segment encodes these proteins:
- the LOC110617025 gene encoding probable (S)-N-methylcoclaurine 3'-hydroxylase isozyme 2: MRPKDTDQKLHLSGFSFKKKKKKELRLSSGICPISKHISSLSSNRRPLPPGPRPWPIVGNIFHLDKKLHISMTRFAKLHGPLISLRLGTQVVVVGSSPAAAAEILKNNDRLLSARWTVKVIPRKIHELERLAVIWNPTCNDQWKSLRTLFRTELFSAKAIESQANLREKKLSEMVELLTTQQGTGINIGEIVFATVFNTISNLIFSKDLIALEDKGVASGLKSLFWRMMELAAAPNIAEFYPILEGLDPQGLRRKMSECLEQMFGVWEIYIKERREKHVNDAPKTDFLDVFLSSGFDDDLINWLIAELMSAGVETTTTTVEWAMAEILKNKRVMEKVGEELQRVINSGTVHESQVSQLTFVNAVLRETLRLHPPAPFLLPHRAPETCEVMNYTIPKDSQIFVNVWAIGRDPSVWEEPLSFKPERFLESSLDLKGHDFELIPFGSGRRICPGLTMATRQIPMILASLIHYFEWSLENGEDLATIDMNDKFGVTLQKEKPLRLIPRRKL, encoded by the exons ATGAGGCCAAAGGATACAGACCAGAAGTTGCATCTCTctggtttttcttttaaaaagaaaaaaaagaaagagttgCGTCTCAGCTCAGGCATCTGTCCAATATCCAAG CACATTAGCTCTCTATCCTCGAATCGGCGGCCTCTTCCTCCGGGTCCCAGGCCATGGCCTATCGTAGGCAACATTTTCCATCTCGACAAAAAGCTACACATCTCAATGACACGCTTTGCCAAACTTCATGGCCCTCTCATTTCATTGAGGCTCGGTACTCAAGTAGTTGTTGTTGGCTCTTCTCCGGCTGCAGCAGCtgaaattctaaaaaataacgATCGTTTGCTTTCTGCTAGATGGACAGTTAAAGTGATTCCGCGCAAAATCCATGAACTTGAACGTCTAGCTGTTATTTGGAATCCCACATGCAATGACCAGTGGAAATCCTTGCGAACCTTGTTCAGGACCGAGCTTTTCTCCGCCAAAGCCATTGAATCTCAAGCCAATTTGAGGGAGAAGAAATTGTCGGAGATGGTGGAACTTTTAACTACCCAACAAGGAACAGGAATCAATATTGGAGAAATTGTGTTTGCTACTGTTTTTAATACAATTTCTAATCTTATATTCTCCAAGGACTTGATTGCTTTGGAAGATAAAGGGGTGGCTAGTGGATTGAAAAGCCTGTTTTGGAGGATGATGGAGTTGGCCGCTGCTCCAAACATAGCAGAATTTTATCCCATCTTAGAGGGGTTGGATCCGCAAGGTTTAAGAAGAAAAATGTCAGAGTGCCTTGAGCAAATGTTTGGTGTATGGGAAATTTACATCAAGGAGAGAAGAGAAAAGCATGTCAATGATGCTCCCAAAACAGATTTCTTGGATGTTTTTCTTTCTAGTGGATTTGATGACGATCTAATCAATTGGTTGATTGCT GAATTGATGAGTGCAGGCGTAGAAACTACCACCACAACGGTGGAGTGGGCAATGGCTGAGATTCTGAAGAATAAACGAGTCATGGAAAAAGTTGGGGAAGAGCTGCAAAGGGTAATCAACAGTGGCACAGTACACGAATCTCAAGTTTCTCAACTCACATTTGTAAATGCAGTTTTAAGGGAAACATTGAGGTTACATCCTCCTGCTCCATTTCTCCTTCCACATCGAGCTCCTGAAACTTGTGAAGTTATGAATTATACAATTCCAAAGGATTCTCAAATATTTGTCAATGTCTGGGCAATTGGACGAGACCCGTCAGTCTGGGAAGAGCCTTTGTCATTTAAACCTGAAAGATTTCTGGAATCGAGTTTAGATTTGAAGGGTCATGATTTTGAGCTAATACCTTTTGGTTCAGGAAGGCGGATTTGCCCAGGACTAACCATGGCTACAAGGCAAATTCCCATGATTTTGGCCTCTTTAATACATTACTTTGAATGGTCTCTTGAAAATGGTGAAGATCTTGCAACCATAGACATGAATGACAAGTTTGGCGTCACATTGCAGAAAGAGAAGCCTCTGCGCCTTATCCCTCGACGGAAATTGTAG